A stretch of Cicer arietinum cultivar CDC Frontier isolate Library 1 chromosome 5, Cicar.CDCFrontier_v2.0, whole genome shotgun sequence DNA encodes these proteins:
- the LOC101507609 gene encoding histone-lysine N-methyltransferase ASHR1, with protein sequence MEDLQRALKDRNLTVSNVPGKGRSLFTTRDFYPGEVIISEEAYVCVPNNNNSSHKRCDGCFTTTNLSKCSRCHVVWYCGTACQKSEWKLHRLECEVLSRLDYDKRKSVTPSIRLMLKLYLRRKLQDEKIIPSTARDNYKLVEALVAHMSDITEEQLVLYAQMANLVHLILQWPEITIKEIAENFSKFACNAHTICDSELRPLGTGLYPVVSIINHSCLPNSVLVFEGRTASVRALQHVPKGTEVMISYIETAGSTVTRQKALKEQYLFACVCPLCSKSGQYDDVRENAILEGYRCKNEKCDGFLLRTTDGKAFQCQDCGLVRDKEEIKKIATEIKLLSEEASKPSSRGNYQEAITIYTMIEKLQVKLYHTFSINLMQTREMILKSLMKLEHWREALAYCKLTIPIYQRVYPAVHPMLGLQYYTCGKLEWYLGDTEEAVISLTKAVDILRITHGTNTPFVKELLVMLEEARAEASFKLSSKEE encoded by the exons ATGGAGGATTTGCAAAGAGCACTGAAGGATCGTAATTTAACGGTTTCTAATGTTCCAGGAAAGGGTCGTTCTCTCTTTACTACTAGGGATTTTTACCCAG GGGAAGTGATTATTAGTGAAGAGGCTTATGTTTGTGTTCCAAATAACAATAACTCATCCCACAAAAGGTGTGATGGATGTTTCACAACAACTAACCTTAGCAAGTGCTCACGTTGTCATGTTGTTTGGTACTGCGGAACCGCATGTCAG AAGTCGGAGTGGAAGTTGCATCGTCTTGAATGTGAAGTCCTCTCAAGGCTAGACTACGACAAGAGAAAATCTGTCACACCATCTATTCGGCTGATGCTCAAACTTTATCTTCGAAGGAAATTGCAAGATGAGAAG ATCATTCCAAGCACAGCTAGGGATAACTACAAGTTAGTGGAGGCATTAGTGGCTC ACATGTCTGACATCACAGAGGAGCAGCTGGTGTTGTATGCACAAATGGCTAATCTTGTACATTTAATACTACAATGGCCTGAAATCACTATAAAAGAGATTGCAGAAAATTTCTCCAAG TTTGCATGTAATGCGCATACCATTTGTGATAGTGAGTTGAGACCTTTGGGAACTGGACTGTATCCTGTTGTTTCCATTATCAATCATAG CTGCTTGCCCAATTCAGTGTTGGTTTTTGAGGGAAGGACAGCATCAGTACGTGCTTTACAGCATGTACCCAAAGGGACTGAG GTAATGATTAGTTATATAGAAACAGCTGGAAGCACTGTGACTCGACAGAAGGCTCTCAAAGAGCAGTACCTATTCGCATGTGTTTGTCCCCTCTGCTCTAAATCG GGTCAGTATGACGATGTTCGAGAAAATGCAATTCTAGAAGGATACAGAtgcaaaaatgaaaaatgtgaTGGTTTCTTGCTCCGTACAACTG ATGGAAAAGCATTTCAATGCCAAGATTGTGGATTAGTTAGGGACAAGGAAGAGATAAAGAAAATTGCAACTGAAATAAAATTGCTATCAGAAGAAGCTTCTAAGCCTTCTTCCAGGGGCA ATTATCAAGAAGCTATCACCATATATACAATGATTGAGAAACTGCAAGTGAAACTATATCATACTTTCTCAATCAATTTGATGCAAACACGAGAGATGATTTTGAAG TCATTAATGAAGCTGGAACATTGGAGAGAAGCTTTAGCATATTGCAAATTGACCATACCAATCTATCAAA GAGTGTATCCAGCTGTTCACCCTATGCTTGGCTTGCAGTATTATACTTGTGGAAAACTTGAATG GTATCTTGGAGACACGGAGGAAGCTGTTATATCATTGACCAAAGCTGTGGATATACTGAGGATTACTCATGGAACAAATACTCCTTTTGTAAAGGAACTCTTGGTAATGTTGGAGGAAGCCCGTGCAGAAGCGTCTTTCAAATTGTCTTCCAAAGAGGAGTAG